A region of the Calditrichota bacterium genome:
ATTCCAACTCGAAATTCCGATCGAAATGATCCTCAATGGCGCGTTTTCCCTTTCCGGAAACAATCAGCACGTCATCGATTCCGGAATCCGTGGTCTCCTGCACCACATACTGAATGGTTGGGGTGTCAATAATCGGAAGCATTTCCTTGGGCTGTGCTTTGGTCGCCGGAAGAAATCGCGTTCCCAAACCGGCGGCCGGAATAACGGCTTTACGAATCATAAACTTTTCCTCACACGTTAAACAATGTACGGTTTAATCACACGAGCATTCAATTTTTTTAATTCGATAATCAATCGGGTAAGCATGGCGTCGTCCGTGTACGTTCCGATAATGGATCCGCCGGAACCTGCAAACTTGGCGGTGGCTCCGCACCGACGGGCCACCCGCACCATCTCCAGGTTGCTTTCACTGATACCCATGATTTTTTCCCGAAGATCAAAATTTCGGTTAATGGCCTCATTCACCGTTTCCAGATCCCCTTCCAGAAGCGCTTTTTTCCCGATTTCTGCCAATTCGGCAATCTCTGCCAGGGTTTCCACTACCAGGTGTTCCCCCTTTTCATAGCGTTCGCGAATGGTATTGAGAACGGTGCCCGAAACCTTTCCCAGACTCACCTTGTAAGCCAGGTAAAGATTGGGCAAAAGCGCGGGGTCTATCGGCTCGTAGATTCCGTGGCCCTTGCTTGCCATCATTTCACGATTAAAATCCATGTACACACATCCCTCGTAAACCTGAATCACCCGATCCTGAAGACCCGCATTGATATTCAGCTCCTCCTTTTCAGCCTTTAAGATAAGCGATGGAA
Encoded here:
- a CDS encoding GHMP kinase — encoded protein: MIIESRAYARAGLLGNPSDGYFGKTISISVRNFGAHVSLYETPELKIEPQDDDQNVFRNIYDLVERVRLTGYYGGDRLIKAAITTFHGYCESHHIRLQNKNFTVRYRSSIPRQVGLAGSSAIVTAAMKALMRFYEVEIPREILPSLILKAEKEELNINAGLQDRVIQVYEGCVYMDFNREMMASKGHGIYEPIDPALLPNLYLAYKVSLGKVSGTVLNTIRERYEKGEHLVVETLAEIAELAEIGKKALLEGDLETVNEAINRNFDLREKIMGISESNLEMVRVARRCGATAKFAGSGGSIIGTYTDDAMLTRLIIELKKLNARVIKPYIV